The genomic window GCCCTCACCCGCTGGTATGCGCGCAACGCCCGCCCTTTACCGTGGCGTGAGACCACCGACCCCTGGGCGATCCTCGTATGCGAGATCATGAGCCAACAGACGCCGGTTGCCAGGGTGGAACCCGTGTGGCGTGCCTGGCTCAAGCGCTGGCCGAGTCCCGCCGACCTGGCAGCTGCCTCCCCCGCGGAGATACTCATCGCGTGGGATCGGATGGGCTATCCGCGGCGGGCCTTGCGTCTCCAAGAGGCCGCGATCGCCATCGCCGAGCGCGGTGCCTTCCCGTCCACCTACGATGACCTGCTCGCGCTGCCCGGCGTCGGCCCCTACACCGCGGCTGCTGTGATCGCTTTTGCGTTCGGCGGCCACTCGGTCGTCCTGGACACCAACATTCGCCGCGTACTCGCCCGCTGGCACGGCGACGCCCTGCCCGCCCCCTCCCAGACGCGAGCCGAGCTGGCCCGCGCCACGTCCTACGTGCCCGACGACGACGCCCCGGCCTGGAACGCCGCCATCATGGAGTTCGGGGCCCTGGTGTGTACGGCCCGCTCGCCGCAGTGCGACCAGTGCCCGCTCGCCGCGCACTGCGAGTGGCAGCTAGCCGGGCGCCCCGCAGATGCCCAGCGACGTCGCAGGCAGGCGTGGGAAGGGACGAATCGACAGGCCCGTGGGCTGATCATGGCCGCGCTGCGGCGCAAGCCGCACTCCTATGCCGATCTGTTGGAGGTGACCGGACTGCCGGAGGCGCGTCTCGCTCCCGCTCTCGACGGCGTGCTATCGGATGGCCTGGCCGAGCACGTTTCGGGCGAGTTCAGACTTCCGCTAGCATCGACACCATGAAAGAACTCAAGCTCGCCCGCGCGGGAGCGACCCTCAGTGTACTCGCACTGACCATCCTCGCCATCGGCCTGCTTATCCAGATCACTGGCCAGCATGCCCTCGCCGCCCTGATTCCAGGCGGCACGGGTTTGATCCTCGTGACAACCGGGGCCTACCTGATCCTGCGCTCGCGCGGGAGCGCCGATCTGGCGGCGGCCATCAAAGTCACGCGGGGTGCCGCGCTCGCGGCCGCCGCCGTCGTCGTCGTGGGCGTGGCGGCGATGGGCGTAACGGGTTCTGGAGTGATGACCACGCTCGTCCTCGCCCTAGTCGGACTGCAGGCGCCGATCGGGCTGCAGATGGCAGCGAGTTTTCTCAAGTAAACGCCGAAAATGTCGCGGATGCGCGTCATTGTATATCTTTGTGAGCCGAGCGAACAGCGTACTCGTGGAGAAGAGTGGCGCAGTCTTCGTCGATGATGAGGTCCGTGATGAGCCCGGCGCGGAGCGCTGCCACCGTGGGCACCACCTTGTCAGCCCCCGAGACGACGCCGATGCGCCGGGGGATCTTACGCAGCATCGTGGGACTTGGGCCTGAGGCGCGCGAGTTGATCTCTATATCCTCCCAAGAGCCATCGCCGCGCAGCAAGACGGTGCAAATATTGCCGACGACGCCGTCCTCACGCAGCTCGTCAAGTTCTTGAACGCTGAGATAGCCTCCTGAGTAGACCATGGACGGGCTCTTGGAGGTCAACGAGCCGATGCCGAACAGGGCAATATCGGCGCGTTGCTGGATCTGCCGCACCGCAGCGATCGAACGTTCCTGCCACAGCGCCTCCCTCGTTGCGGCGTAATCGAAGAAAGCGGGCACGGCGAAGTAGTGCACTGCGGCACCGAACGCTTTGCCGAAGGCATCCATCAGCGCGCCCGCATAGGGAACGCCGCTGGTAGAGGCATTAGCGGCGCCGTTGAGCTGGACCGCGATCGATCCGCGGGCCTGGCGCGGCACGAGGTGCTCGACGATGGCGGCTACAGTGTTGCCCCAGGCGATGCCGATGACGGACTCAGGTTTCATGAGATTCGAGACTTCGATTCCGGCCACCTGCGCCACCGCATTCAGGCGCCTCGTCTCATTGACGCCGAAGGGAACGGGAACCACCTTGACCCGCACGTTAAACATTTGCGAGATGCGATACTGCATCTCGTTGGCCACTTCCTGAGGCTGGTGGATGGTGATCTGGACGAGGCCTGTGTCCTTCGCCTCGGCGATAAGGCGCGAGACAGTGGAGCGAGATACACACAATCGGCGGGCGATCGACTCCATAGTCTCGCCCTGCACGAAGTGCATGACGGCTGCTTCATATGCCGCAAGAACACGGTCTTGTCGATTCATGTGGCCTCCTTCGGTGTACGACGTCGACATTGTACACGCTCAATGAAAGTGTTTTCATACTACCTGCACGCTCGTGCACACTTGGGCAACTTGGCTTGGCCATCACGATTTTGCCCCGTGAAAAGTGCAGAAGCCGTAAATTGGAATTAAGTTTCCGCGTAGAAATCGGAAGAACGATGAAAACCATAAACACCGATGTTGTTGTTATAGGTGGTGGAGCAACGGGCGCTGGCGCCCTGCGCGACCTCGCTATGCGGGGCTTTGCCACCATCCTAGTTGAACGTGCCGACCTCGCACAGGGTACCTCCGGCCGATTCCACGGTCTGCTCCACTCCGGCGGCCGCTACGTCATCTCGGATCCCCATTCGGCCACAGAATGTGCACAGGAAAACGAGATCCTCCGCCGCATTCACGCCGATTCCGTCGAAGAAACTGGCGGCCTGTTCGTCGTCGGCCCGCATGACGATCCGGAATTCTCTACCCGTTTCCTCCCCGCGGCCCGCGAGACCCAAGTGCCCGCCGAGGAACTGGACGTGGCAGAGGCACTGCGCATCGAACCGCGGCTCAATCCGGGTATTCAACGCGCATTCCGGGTGCGAGACGGGTCCATCGACGGCTGGGGCATGGTCTGGGGCGCGGTTGAATCCGCTAAGGCCTACGGCGCCCAGTGCCTGACCTACCACCGCGTCACCAAGGTGGAAAACGCGGATGGCCAGGTCTCCCAGGTGATCTGTACCGATGAGAAGACGGGCGAAGAGGTACGGATAAACTGCCGGGCCGCGATCAACTGTGGCGGGCCTTGGGCCGGGCAGATCGCGAAGATGGCTGGTTGCCACGGCGTCGACGTCGTGCCAGGGCGCGGTATCATGATCGCGATGAACCACCGACTCGTCAACCACGTGGTCAACCGTTGCATCCATCCCGCCGACGGCGACATCATCGTCCCGGCACACACCGTCTCCATCATCGGTACCACTGACCAGAAGGAAGACGATCCGGACTTCCTCGTCATCCGCAATTCGGAGGTCCAACAGATGCTGGATTCGGGCGAGGATCTCGTACCGGGCTTCCGTAAGGCGCGCGCGGTTCACGCGTGGGCCGGTGCCCGCCCGCTCGTCAAGGACTCCCGCGTCGATGCCTCCGACACCCGCCACATGTCACGCGGCATGTCGATCATCGACCATTCACATCGCGACGGCGTGAAGGGCTTCTTCACCATCGCCGGCGGCAAACTCACCACCTACCGGCTCATGGCGAAGAACATCGTTGACGCGCTGCTCGAGCAGCTGGGCGAATTCGTCGAGTGCACCACCGACACCGAGGCGGTTCCGCCGAGAGCCGTCCAGACCCACAAGGTCACCGACCGCCTCAAGGAGGCCGAGGCTGACCGCTTTGACGATCCCATCATCTGTGAATGCGAGCTCCTGCCGCGCTCCACGATCGAAAAGGAGCTGGCCAAGCAGCCGACGGCGAATCTCGACGATATCCGGCGTCGTACCCGCCTGGGCATGGGGCCGTGCCAAGGAACTTTCTGTGGCATGCGTGCCGCGGGAATCATGCACGAAACTCTTGCCGACAGGCTCGATCGGGAGGAGAACGCCGACCGCACATCCTCAATGCTGCGCCTCTTCGTGAAGAACCGCTATTCGGGCCTCGAATCGCTGATGTACGGCGAGCAGCTGCGAGAGGCGACGCTGAATAAGTGGATTCTCGCCGGCAACCTCGACATCGATCACCTGCCCGCTCCCACCGAGCAAGCCGTCCGTGCCACTGGCGACCTCGAGCTCATCCACGGTCGGCCTGCGATGGCACAGGTCAAGGAGAAGGAATAATGCGCATCATCGTGATTGGCGCGGGCCTGGCCGGCCTGACATGCGCCGTGAAACTACGCGAGGCGGGTCACCGTGTCGACATCGTGACCAAGGGCTGGGGCGGTCTGTTACTCTCACCCGGCACGCTCGACGTCTACGGCTGGGGCAGGGACGGACGCCCAATTTCCGATCCTTACGCCGCTATCGCAGACCTCGTCGCCCAGCAACCACAGCACCCGTACGCGGCCATCGGCGTCGATGCCGTCCGCGAGGGGATCGACTGGCTTTGCGCGACCACCGGACTATTTGCTCAATTTGATCAGAACGTCTTGCTCCCGACGGCGATCGGTGCAGTTCGCCCTACCGTCGCGGTGCAAAACACTATGGTTCCGGCGCTCATGGAAGACGGCAAGAAGTTCCTCGTGGTGGGCATCCGCCAGTTCCGTGACTTTCCTGCCGCATTTGTGGCAGACAATCTGGCCCGCTCGCCATTGGCCAAGGTAGAAACCAGGGCCGTGACGATCTCGCTTGCACCCCGCGATCCCGAAGCCGATTCCACGGGTACGACCTTCGCCCGCGCGTTGGACGGCACAGCTGGCCTAGACGGCCCCGCCACCCGCGACGCCCTCGTGCGTGAGCTGCGCGCACACGTCCAGGACGGGGAGACGATCTTGCTTCCCGCGGTTGTCGGCTTCGCCCCAGACGCATACCAGGAGATCGCCGCCGAGCTCGGCGTCCCTGTGGGTGAAGTGCCAGTCCCGCCGCCGTCGGTTCCCGGCCGTCGTATCAACGACTCCCTCATTCACCTGTGCCGCGACAACCGCGTGGACATCGCGTTGAACGCCGAAGTGATTGGCTTCGAGGCTAGCGACACCCATATTACTGCCCTCAAAGTCCAGCGCGCGGGCCGTGTCACCACCGACAGGGTCGACGTCGTCGTCTACGCCGGCGGCGGCCTCGAAGCGGGCTCCATCCAGCGCGATTCTTACGGCGAGATCCGCGAACGTATCTTCAACCTGCCGTTGACTTTCCTCGACGCGGAAGATCCCGAGACAGCGGGCGTGACCGGTAGCGTCGTCGTCGACGGCAAGGACATCTTTGGAACTGGGGTAACGGTCAACGCCGAGATGCTCGCGCTCGCCGGCGATACGCCGGTCTACGACAACCTCTACTGCGTGGGTTCCATCATCGGAGGAGCCCGCCCGTGGAGTGAGAAGTCCGGCGAAGGCATCGCCCTTGGCAGCGCGGTGGCCGCTACCCGCGCCATCTTGGGGAAGAAGGAATAATCATGACTACCATCGTCAATCCACTCGAGCACGCCAAGGCTTCGTTGGCGCGTGCGTCTTTGGACGCGTGCGTCAAGTGCACAATTTGCGAGACGCAGTGTCCGGTCGTCCGCTCGACTCCGCTTTTCTCTGGCCCTAAATTCGTCGGTCCCCAAGCCGAGCGCTTCCGCAACGGCGCCAGCGTGGACAAATCCCTCGACTACTGCTCGGGCTGCTCGATCTGTACCACGGTGTGCCCGCAGGGCGTGAAAATCGCGGAGATCAACGCCCAGGCACGCGCGGTGTTGAAGGCCGACCACATGCCCCTGCGTGACCGCCTCATCACCCAAACGGAGCTCGAGGGCAAGCTGATGACGCCGTTTGCCCCTATCGCAAACTTGGCGATGAAGACCAAGCCGATCCGCGTGATAGTGGAGAAGGTTGTGGGCGTCCACCGCGACGCCCCCGTGCCTGAGGCGCAGAAGTCCACCTTCATGAGCTGGTTCAAGAAGCACGAGAAGGAGCGCACGGGGCCGTTCCCCAAGGGCCCGATCGTGTTCTTCCACGGTTGCGCAGGCGGCTACTTCGAGATCGCCACCTCCAAGGCGACCGTCGAGGTCCTGGAGAAGCTCGGCTATGAGGTACTTGTTCCCAAGCAAGGCTGCTGTGGGCTTGCCCAACAGTCCAACGGCCTGTTCACCGGCGCGACGAAGAAGGTCCGTCAACTTTGTGATCAGCTCAATTCTGCAGGCAAGGATTTGACTATTGTCTCCTCCTCCGGCTCGTGCGCGGGCATGCTGCGCCACGAAGCTCACGAGATCATGGGGCTCGACGATCCTGCGCTCCTGGATGTCGGCTCACGCGTTGTCGAGACCTCCGAGTTCATCCTCGAGCTCATGGACAACGGCGAGTTCCCACTGGACGAGCTCCAGCGCTGGGATATCACCATCCCCTACCACCAGCCGTGCCAGGTCAAGAGCCAGGGCATCGGCAAGCCGGCGATTCGGATGATGGAGGCGGTGCCCGGAGTGAAAGTTGTCGAATCCGGCGAAGCCTGCTGTGGCATCGCGGGCACGTATGGCCTCAAGAAGGAAAAGTACGAGGTGGCCCAGGCCGTGGGTAAGCCGCTGTTCGACATGGTCAAGCGCACCAACCCCAAGCTGGCCGCCTGCGAGACGGAGACCTGCCGCTGGCAGATCCGCAAGGGCACCGGCGCCACCGTGGTTCACCCGATTGAGATCATCCATCGCGCGCTCGGGCTGGCCTAGCCACCGGTTACCGCATTGACGCGTCCCTAAACCCTGCGAATACCGATTTTGGTGCGGCTCACTCCGATATGTGGGCCAAAGCGCAGAGGTTAGGGACGCGCCCGCGCGTTCTGCGATACTTGAACCATGTTTGAACAGATCACCGCTCCCGTCGCCTATCACGGTGAGGGCCCCTGCTGGTCTACGGCTTGGGGCGGCCTGCGCTGGGTGGACATGCTCGCCGGCGACCTCCTCACGCTCCTGGACGGCTCCGTCCACCGCCTCCACACCGGCTCGCCAATCGCGGCTTTTGTGCGCCCGCGCGCGGGTGGCGGTTTCGTCGTCGGCCTCGAGCGCGGCATTGGGCTTGCGGATGAGCCCTTTGGCCTGGTGCGCCCGCTCCCGCCCCTGTGGGACGACGCCGATCTGCGGATGAACGAGGGCGGCACGGACCCGTGGGGCAACTTGTATGCCGGCTCGATGTCCTATTCGCGCATTCCCAAAGCGGGAGCCCTGTATAAGATTTCGCCGGATCTGACCCCCTCCATAGTCTTGCCATCAGTGACGACGTCGAACGGCATCGACTTCTCCCCCGATGCCACCCGCGCCTACTACAACGACACGGCTAGGCGTGCGACGGACGTATTCGACGTCGTCGAAGGGGAGCTGACCAATCGACGCGAATTCCACGAGGCGCACGGCACGAGCCCAGATGGCCTGAACGTGGACGCCGAGGGAAACGTGTGGGTGGCGCTCAACAAGGTCGGCAAAGTGCGGTTGTATTCGCCGGACGCCGAGATCCTCGGCGAGTGGGAGCTGCCTGTCAGGCTCGTCACAGCGGTGACGCTCGGCGGGCCAGATGGCCGGGACGTCTTCGTCACCACGTCGCGCGAAAACCTGGCCGATCCTGAGCCTGCGGCGGGTGCCGTCTTCCGCGGTCGCGCGCAAATCCCTGGCAAACCAGTGACCCCGTTTGCCGGGTAGGGCAACGTCACTTTCCGCAAGGCCCGCCACCCGCGCAGCGCGGTATAAACTTTTACCCATGTCCACTCCCCTGTCTGACGATGGCTTATTTGACCTACCCGAGTCCGCGCGGCACCCGCGAGCCCGCGTTATTTTGGTAATGGGAGCTTCGGGTAGTGGCAAGACCCGCTTTACGAACCGTACGGGCCTGCCCGTCGTCTCGCTGGACGATTTTTACTACGACGGCGATCGCCCCGGCATGCCCATGCGGCACGGCATGGTCGATTGGGATTCTCCGCAAACGTGGGATCGCCAAGGCGCGGTAGATACTCTGGTCAACCTGTGCACTAAGGGCGCTGCGACCGTGCCGGTCTACGACATTCCTACCTCTCGCAGGGTCGGCGAGCGGACCCTCGAGATGGAGGGACGGCGCTACGTTCTGGCTGAGGGCATTTTCGCACCAGAGATTATTGAGGATCTTAAACGCGAAGGGATTCTGGCCGACGCGCTCCTCATCAAGCGTCCGCGCGTGCAGACGTTCTGGTTCCGGCTCATGCGCGATATCGATGAGGCGCGCAAACCGCTGCCGAATCTTTTGCGCCGCGGCTTTGCACACTTCTTGGCTGAGCCGGCGATGTACCGGGAGGTGGAGGCGAAGGGGGCTCGCCCGGTGTCTTACACGGAGGCGCAGGAGAGCCTGACGCAACGGCTGGCTGCCCTGCGTTGGGACGCTTAAGTACGGTGGCGTGCACGATTTCCCAGTGCATTCTTGGCTCCTGAGCACAGTTTTCCAGTCACATCTAGCGTGATCCGCTTCACGCTCAAAAGTGCAAGAATGATCCCAGACTTGTCGACTCAACCAAGTCTGCCGGCAATGACGCCGGTAAGTCGCACAATGTGAAAGAGGAAATAATGTCACTAGGAGAAATCTTTGTGTCGGAATTTATCGGCACGATGTTCCTCATCATCCTCGGTGTTGGCGTCGTCGCCAACAACCTCCTAACAAAGAACAAGGGCCGAGGAACTGGCTGGCTCATGATCAACTTCGGATGGGGTCTGGCTGTCTTCATCGGTGTCTACGCCGCGTACAAGACCGGCGGCCACTTGAATCCGGCCGTAACGCTTGGCATCCTCGCCTCGGGCGCCGCCGAATATGTTCCCGGTGTGGCGGTCAACTTCGCTAATACCGCGATCTACATCGTTGCCCAGTTCCTTGGTGCCTTCGCCGGCGCTGTTATCGCCTGGCTGGCCTACAAGCAGCACTACGACGCGCACGAGAACAAGGCTGAGATTCTAGGCACGTTCGCGACCGGGCCGGAAATTCGCAACCCACTGTGGAACACCCTCACCGAGACCATCGCCACCTTTGTCTTGGTCGCGTGGGTTCTCTACCAGGGCGGCACTCCCGCACAAGTTGGCCCGCTCGCCGTCGCTTTGGTGATCGTGGCTATCGGTGCTTCGCTCGGCGGACCCACCGGTTACGCCATCAACCCTGCTCGTGACCTCGGTCCACGTATCGCCCACGCCATCTTGCCGATCAAGGGCAAGGGCGGGTCAGACTGGGGTTACTCTTGGGTGCCGGTCGTTGGCCCGATCATCGGCGGTGTTCTTGCCGGCCTCGTGTTCGGCCAGAACGCGCTCAACGTCCTCGGAATTTAAGACCCATGCCGTCTGACCAGCGCGTACCCGCTGGTCAGACGGCATTTTCACGAAACGCCTACCGCGCCGGCACGGGATATTTCTCAAGAGAAATTCTTGCTCTGACCGTTTGTTAAATCCCCTCCGGGTAGAAAATACCATCGCTAGAATCTCCAGTAACCATTCAATGATGAAGGGAACTCCATGACTGAGAAAAAGTACGTAATGGCGATCGACCAGGGCACGACGTCGTCCCGCGCGATCATCTTCGACCACTGCGGAAGTATCGTCTCCGTAGGCCAAAAGGAACACGAGCAGATTCTGCCCAAGGCCGGCTGGGTTGAGCACGACCCCATCGAGATCCGTGACAACATCCGCGAGGTCATCGGTCAGGCACTGTCCAAGGCGAATATCAATCGCCACGAGATCGCAGCAGTTGGCGTAACGAATCAGCGCGAGACCGCCGTCGTGTGGGACAAGCATACGGGCGAGCCAGTCTACAATGCCATCGTGTGGCAGGACACGCGTACAGACAAGATCGTCCGTGAACTAGCAGGCGACGAAGGGCCAGATAAGTACAAGGAAATCTGCGGCCTTGGCCTGGCAACCTACTTCTCCGGCCCGAAGATCAAGTGGATCCTCGACAACGTCGAAGGCGCGCGTGAGAAGGCCGAGGCAGGCGACCTCCTATTCGGCAACACCGATACCTGGGTGATCTGGAACCTCACCGGCGGCCCCAACGGCGGCGTCCACGTCACCGATGTCACTAACGCTTCGCGCACCATGCTCATGGACGTCCGCGAGCTCACCTGGCGTGAAGACATCTGTGCGGACATGACCATCCCAATGTCGATGCTGCCCGAGATCAAGTCCTCCTCCGAGATCTACGGCTATGGCTCGAAGAACTCCCTCATCATCGACACCCCGATCTCGGGCGACCTCGGAGACCAGCAGGCAGCGACTTTCGGTCAGGCCTGTTTCGAGAAGGGCATGGCGAAGAACACCTACGGCACCGGTTGCTTCATGCTCATCAACACGGGCAATGAGGCGATCACCTCGAAGAACGGCCTGCTGACTACCTTGTGCTACAAGATTGGCGATCAGGATCCGGTCTACGCACTCGAGGGCTCCATCGCCGTGACCGGTTCGCTCGTGCAGTGGCTACGCGATCAGCTCGGGATCATCACCACGGCTCCGGAAATCGAAACCCTGGCCGACAGCGTGGAGGATAACGGCGGCGTCTACATCGTCCCAGCGTTCTCGGGCCTGTTCGCCCCGTACTGGAAGGATGACGCGCGCGGCGCGATCGTCGGCTTGACTCGCTACAACAACAAGGGCCACCTGGCACGCGCTGTCCTGGAGGCAACCGCATTCCAGACAGCCGAGGTTCTCGAGGCCATGAACGCCGATTCCGGTGTGGACCTCGAAGAGCTGCGTGTGGACGGCGGCATGACCGCCAACGATGCCCTCATGCAGTTCCAAGCCGATATCCTCGGCGTTGACGTGGTCAAGCCCGTCGTTGCGGAGACCACCGCGCTCGGCGCCGCATACGCGGCCGGTATCGCAGTCGGTTTCTGGGATGGCGAGCAGGATGTCATCGACAACTGGCAAGAAGATAAGCGCTGGTCGCCCAAGATGGACGCCGACGAGCGTGCGCGCCAGATGCGGCTGTGGAAGAAGGCCGTCACTCGCACCTTCGACTGGGTGGACGACGACGTCCGCGGCGAGTAGCCACTAAGGCCAGTGGCTGGGAGCATCGCGCTCCCAGCCACTTTTTATGCTTAGGTTTTAGCCGGAGCTGCCAGAGTCTAAGCGCTTTCAGGCACTTGGGGTTTTTCATGCTGTGAGTGCAGCTTGCGCGGCAGCCACACGGGATCGCCAATGTCGTGGACGAGGCCCGCGATGAGGGCCGTGCGCACGATGAAGGTGTCTAGGAGCAGGCCAAGTGGGACGATGATCGCCAGCTGCACCATGAACAGCAGCGGTATGACGGCGAGCGCCGCGAAAGTTGCCGCGAGAACCACGCCCGCCGAGGTGATGACCCCGCCCGTAACTGCCAGGCCGCGCAGGAGGCCGTCGCGGGTGCCCAGTTTGCCCGACTCTTCGCGTACGCGTGCCATGAGGAAGATCGTGTAATCGATCCCGAGCGCCACGAGGAAGACGAATGAATACAACGGCACCGAGGCGTCCGCACCTGGGTACTCCAAGATCCAGTTGAAGATGATCGCCGTAATACCGATCGCCGAAGCGAAAGAGAGAACGTTCGCCACGATGAGCAGGACAGGCGCAACCACGGATCGCAGGAGCACCATGAGCATGAGCGTGATGATGCCCAGTACGAGCGGAATGATCTTCGCGATGTCAGACCAGGCGGTGTCTTGCGTGTCTAGCGCCTGCGCCGCGACGCCGCCTACGAGCGTATCGGGCGAGACTTCGGCGGCGACGTCTCGGATCGCGCGCACGACGTCGCGCGCAGATTTGTCCCCCGCCGGCATCGTGGTAGCGACGTTGAGGAGGACCTTTCCGTCCTTGACGATTGTCGTGTCCGCAGCAGGCGGGCGTCCGCTGCCCTCACCTGGCTGCCCGTCACCAGGCTGGCCGCCACGAGCGGGCATGCCAGCCGGGCCTGCACCTTCAGCCGCGGGCGTCACAGATTCCACACCGTCGATGCGCTCAATCCGGGCAGCTAGCTCGCTGGCGTCTGCTTCAGGCGCGATCACCTGGACGGGCTCCACCGAGCCGATCGGGAACGCGTCGGCGAGCACCTCGAAACCGACCACAGATTCGGGCTTATCCACGAACTGCTCAGTCTGGGAGGTGCCCTCGCCCCGGAAGGCCGGAGCAAACGCCGCCAGCGCCACGAGGACGACCAAGGCGCCTACCCACACTTTCCGATCGTTATCGCGCACCACACGCGCCCAGCGCGACCAGATTCCATGGCCGGCGAAGACGTCGGCAGAGGGTGCTGGCGTCCCATCCGGGATGTGGGCCGGCCAGAAGATTACCCGCGCATACCTATTGCCTGGGAGCATGAGCATGCCCGGCAGCAGCGTGAGTGCGGCGAGGATCGAGAAGACGATCCCGATCGCAGCAATCGGCCCCAGCGACGCCGTCGAAGACAGGTCGGAGACCAGCAAGACCAGCAGGCCGGCGATGACCGTACCACCGGAGGCGGCGATGGGTTCCCACGAGCCCAGTACGGCGCGGGCTAGAGCCGCAAGCGGAGTGCGCTCGGCTAACGAGCCCGCTTCACGCAGTTCGTCGCGATAACGAGCCACGATTAGCAGCGAGTAGTCCGTCGTCGCACCGATGACGAGGATTGCCAAGATGCCCTGGGTCTGCCCGTTGAGTGAGAACACATCGCGCAACGCGAGCTGATACGTCACCAACACGGCTCCGCACAACGCCGTGATCGCTGTCGTTAGAACGGCAAACGGGAGGAACAGTGAGCGATAGACCACCACGAGGATAATGGCGACCAAAGCAACGGTCACGAGCAAGAGCGTCAGGTCGATGCCAGCAAAGGCGGCGCCGATGTCGGCCGAAAGGCCCGCCGGGCCCGAAACGTAGACGTCGACGCCATCCAGCCCAACGTCTGCAACCGCTGCACGTACCGCCGTGACGACAGAGCTCGCTACCTTCGTGCCATCCTCGGCAGTGACGTTCACGGCCGCTGAGTCCAACGAAACGGGCAGGAGAATCGCGGTGGCGTCCTCATTCGGAATCGGCGGGATCTGCTCCTGGACGAGGACGTCGGAGAGCACCTGTCCATCGCCGATCTTCGTAGCTGGCAAATCCTTTCCCAGCTGCGCGAGCGCCCCGATCTCGGACTGGCTCAGCGCGGCACCGTCGTCGCGAACCGCGACGACGAGGAGGGGCAGCTGGGTCGTGTCCTGGAAACTGCGGGCAGCCTGCCCCGCCAGGGTAGACTCTGCAGATTCAGGTAGGAAGAAACTCGGGTCGTTTTCCGTGACCGTGGAGATCTTGCCCTGTGCCATCCCCCCAAAGGCGAGAATCGCGAGCCAAAAAATAAGCAAAAGGATACGCAGCGGGATAGACCTGCGCGATGTCAAAAAGGAGTGCATCACCCCAGGCTATAGCATGACCCGCGAATAAGTCGCGGGTCATGCTATATGGTGAGGTGTAACGCAGGCGCGCCGGCCACTAACGCGTGGGCTTGACGAATGGGAACAGGATCGTCTCGCGAATACCGAGACCGGTAAGGACCATCAGCATGCGGTCGATGCCCATTCCCATGCCACCCGACGGCGGGAAGCCCTGCTCCATTGCCTCGATGAACGACTCGTCAAGCTGCATGGCCTCGGGGTCACCGGCAGCAGCGTCGAGCGACTGCTGGGTGAGGCGTTCGCGCTGGATGACCGG from Trueperella pyogenes includes these protein-coding regions:
- a CDS encoding SMP-30/gluconolactonase/LRE family protein, whose translation is MFEQITAPVAYHGEGPCWSTAWGGLRWVDMLAGDLLTLLDGSVHRLHTGSPIAAFVRPRAGGGFVVGLERGIGLADEPFGLVRPLPPLWDDADLRMNEGGTDPWGNLYAGSMSYSRIPKAGALYKISPDLTPSIVLPSVTTSNGIDFSPDATRAYYNDTARRATDVFDVVEGELTNRREFHEAHGTSPDGLNVDAEGNVWVALNKVGKVRLYSPDAEILGEWELPVRLVTAVTLGGPDGRDVFVTTSRENLADPEPAAGAVFRGRAQIPGKPVTPFAG
- a CDS encoding uridine kinase family protein, whose product is MSTPLSDDGLFDLPESARHPRARVILVMGASGSGKTRFTNRTGLPVVSLDDFYYDGDRPGMPMRHGMVDWDSPQTWDRQGAVDTLVNLCTKGAATVPVYDIPTSRRVGERTLEMEGRRYVLAEGIFAPEIIEDLKREGILADALLIKRPRVQTFWFRLMRDIDEARKPLPNLLRRGFAHFLAEPAMYREVEAKGARPVSYTEAQESLTQRLAALRWDA
- a CDS encoding MIP/aquaporin family protein codes for the protein MSLGEIFVSEFIGTMFLIILGVGVVANNLLTKNKGRGTGWLMINFGWGLAVFIGVYAAYKTGGHLNPAVTLGILASGAAEYVPGVAVNFANTAIYIVAQFLGAFAGAVIAWLAYKQHYDAHENKAEILGTFATGPEIRNPLWNTLTETIATFVLVAWVLYQGGTPAQVGPLAVALVIVAIGASLGGPTGYAINPARDLGPRIAHAILPIKGKGGSDWGYSWVPVVGPIIGGVLAGLVFGQNALNVLGI
- the glpK gene encoding glycerol kinase GlpK is translated as MTEKKYVMAIDQGTTSSRAIIFDHCGSIVSVGQKEHEQILPKAGWVEHDPIEIRDNIREVIGQALSKANINRHEIAAVGVTNQRETAVVWDKHTGEPVYNAIVWQDTRTDKIVRELAGDEGPDKYKEICGLGLATYFSGPKIKWILDNVEGAREKAEAGDLLFGNTDTWVIWNLTGGPNGGVHVTDVTNASRTMLMDVRELTWREDICADMTIPMSMLPEIKSSSEIYGYGSKNSLIIDTPISGDLGDQQAATFGQACFEKGMAKNTYGTGCFMLINTGNEAITSKNGLLTTLCYKIGDQDPVYALEGSIAVTGSLVQWLRDQLGIITTAPEIETLADSVEDNGGVYIVPAFSGLFAPYWKDDARGAIVGLTRYNNKGHLARAVLEATAFQTAEVLEAMNADSGVDLEELRVDGGMTANDALMQFQADILGVDVVKPVVAETTALGAAYAAGIAVGFWDGEQDVIDNWQEDKRWSPKMDADERARQMRLWKKAVTRTFDWVDDDVRGE
- a CDS encoding MMPL family transporter, which codes for MHSFLTSRRSIPLRILLLIFWLAILAFGGMAQGKISTVTENDPSFFLPESAESTLAGQAARSFQDTTQLPLLVVAVRDDGAALSQSEIGALAQLGKDLPATKIGDGQVLSDVLVQEQIPPIPNEDATAILLPVSLDSAAVNVTAEDGTKVASSVVTAVRAAVADVGLDGVDVYVSGPAGLSADIGAAFAGIDLTLLLVTVALVAIILVVVYRSLFLPFAVLTTAITALCGAVLVTYQLALRDVFSLNGQTQGILAILVIGATTDYSLLIVARYRDELREAGSLAERTPLAALARAVLGSWEPIAASGGTVIAGLLVLLVSDLSSTASLGPIAAIGIVFSILAALTLLPGMLMLPGNRYARVIFWPAHIPDGTPAPSADVFAGHGIWSRWARVVRDNDRKVWVGALVVLVALAAFAPAFRGEGTSQTEQFVDKPESVVGFEVLADAFPIGSVEPVQVIAPEADASELAARIERIDGVESVTPAAEGAGPAGMPARGGQPGDGQPGEGSGRPPAADTTIVKDGKVLLNVATTMPAGDKSARDVVRAIRDVAAEVSPDTLVGGVAAQALDTQDTAWSDIAKIIPLVLGIITLMLMVLLRSVVAPVLLIVANVLSFASAIGITAIIFNWILEYPGADASVPLYSFVFLVALGIDYTIFLMARVREESGKLGTRDGLLRGLAVTGGVITSAGVVLAATFAALAVIPLLFMVQLAIIVPLGLLLDTFIVRTALIAGLVHDIGDPVWLPRKLHSQHEKPQVPESA